The following coding sequences are from one Novosphingobium sp. KACC 22771 window:
- a CDS encoding group III truncated hemoglobin — MTQSAPLHPVQMRHPDLARLVEHFYEQARQDPLLAPVFARITDWPHHFRALTAFWATQLRGRGLYRGAPIAVHHAMRRQLAPEMFERWLALWDAATAQVMGAEDAAALQAHARRIAAVMQAAIFDGADQ, encoded by the coding sequence GTGACCCAATCCGCCCCCCTTCATCCGGTGCAGATGCGCCATCCCGATCTGGCCCGGCTGGTCGAGCATTTCTATGAACAGGCGCGACAGGATCCTTTGCTGGCCCCGGTCTTTGCGCGGATCACGGACTGGCCACACCACTTCCGGGCATTAACCGCGTTTTGGGCTACGCAGTTGCGCGGGCGGGGCCTCTATCGCGGGGCGCCGATTGCGGTGCATCACGCCATGCGCCGCCAACTGGCCCCCGAAATGTTCGAGCGTTGGCTCGCCCTGTGGGATGCCGCCACCGCGCAGGTGATGGGGGCCGAGGACGCCGCCGCACTGCAAGCCCATGCCCGCCGCATTGCCGCCGTGATGCAGGCCGCGATTTTTGATGGAGCGGATCAGTGA
- a CDS encoding alpha/beta fold hydrolase, whose translation MSDYEPRHWRSGEGLNLFARDYAAKGGEARLPVVCLHGLTRNSRDFENVSPWIAARRRRVLALDMRGRGHSDRDPAENYDIATYVADITALLAQLGIGRAIFVGTSMGGLITVELGTLYPELVAGAVINDIGPQLSMVGLGRIAGYVGQGKPLPDWQAAADVCAAMNADVFAHYGPADWMAMARRLFREEDGQVVADYDPGIARALARIVADPDPWGKWHRFAEARPVLVLRGTVTDLLDADVAEAMVAGKPRAVLAPVAGVGHAPMMDEPDAREAMGRFFDQVD comes from the coding sequence ATGAGCGATTACGAGCCGCGCCATTGGCGCAGCGGCGAGGGGCTGAACCTGTTTGCCCGCGATTATGCGGCGAAGGGGGGCGAGGCGCGCCTGCCGGTGGTCTGCCTCCACGGCCTGACCCGCAATTCGCGCGATTTTGAGAATGTCTCGCCATGGATTGCGGCGCGGCGAAGGCGCGTGCTGGCGCTGGACATGCGCGGGCGGGGGCATTCGGATCGCGACCCGGCGGAAAATTATGACATCGCCACCTATGTCGCGGATATTACCGCGCTGTTGGCGCAATTGGGGATTGGCCGGGCGATCTTTGTCGGCACCTCGATGGGCGGGCTGATCACGGTGGAACTGGGCACGCTCTATCCCGAACTGGTGGCCGGCGCGGTCATAAATGACATCGGGCCGCAGCTTTCGATGGTGGGGCTGGGTCGGATCGCGGGCTATGTGGGCCAAGGCAAGCCCCTGCCCGACTGGCAGGCCGCAGCGGACGTCTGCGCGGCGATGAATGCCGATGTGTTTGCCCATTACGGCCCCGCCGACTGGATGGCCATGGCCCGCCGCCTGTTCCGCGAAGAGGATGGACAGGTTGTCGCCGATTACGACCCCGGCATCGCCCGCGCGCTGGCCCGCATCGTGGCCGATCCCGATCCATGGGGCAAATGGCACCGCTTTGCCGAGGCTCGTCCGGTGCTGGTGCTGCGCGGGACGGTGACGGATCTGCTGGATGCCGATGTGGCGGAGGCGATGGTGGCGGGCAAGCCACGCGCTGTTCTGGCCCCGGTGGCGGGGGTAGGCCATGCGCCGATGATGGATGAGCCGGATGCGCGCGAGGCGATGGGGCGGTTTTTTGATCAGGTGGATTAA
- a CDS encoding low molecular weight protein-tyrosine-phosphatase — MVSEASVLFVCLGNICRSPLAEGAFRAAASRAGLAVHVDSAGTGGWHIGEAPDPRARAEAARHGVDITRLRARQVESADFRHFSHIIALDEANLADLRRLAPADASARIALLLDHLPGREGQSVADPYYGGTEDFAAAWREIAAAAEALVRHLHGAS; from the coding sequence ATGGTGTCGGAAGCCTCAGTCCTTTTTGTCTGTTTGGGCAATATTTGTCGCTCGCCTTTGGCCGAGGGCGCGTTTCGCGCCGCTGCCTCGCGGGCGGGCCTTGCTGTGCATGTCGACTCGGCGGGCACCGGAGGCTGGCACATTGGCGAGGCCCCCGATCCGCGCGCCCGCGCCGAGGCTGCGCGGCACGGCGTGGACATTACACGCCTGCGCGCGCGGCAGGTGGAAAGCGCCGATTTTCGGCATTTCAGCCATATTATCGCGTTGGACGAGGCCAATCTGGCCGATCTGCGCCGCCTGGCCCCGGCCGATGCCTCGGCGCGGATCGCGCTGCTGCTCGACCATCTGCCCGGGCGCGAGGGGCAATCGGTGGCCGACCCCTATTACGGCGGGACCGAGGATTTTGCCGCCGCATGGCGCGAAATTGCCGCCGCGGCCGAGGCGCTGGTCCGGCATTTGCACGGCGCGAGCTGA
- a CDS encoding TonB-dependent receptor has product MALNARNSIRPSAVLLMASVAIGALPAPATAQEGANNGDIIVTARRRNESLNNVPITMTALTGDQLAAKGFADITSLADEVPNVTLEPSRGTNSTLSAFIRGVGQQDPVSGFEQGVGIYLDDVYLNRPQAAVLDIYDVERVEVLRGPQGTLYGRNTIGGAIKYVTKKIDDKFHLGLRGTYGSYDQADGVATISSPITKDGLIRASGTLARLTRGGFGRNLTTGLSNYNKDIWAGRGTIEVHGDKIFARLTGDYTHDMSNPRGGHREIPGQFSGAPVLANVFDTQAGLNSPKQDVKAWGWSLFLEAKPTEALTLRSITAFRKDDSASPIDFDATASQDVDVPAYYRNKQWSQELQVLYSKGRFNGMAGFYYLYATALTQFDVRLFTTVSGLAAYTDANIRTDTMAGFVNMSYDITDQISIEAGGRYTWDKRYAQILRQNYLGGGSPTFGGAGTPFGAPSTNFLGSASYTKFTPRVSLNWRPDPNNTIYASFSQGFKGGGFDPRGVGVNAPAGVSQGQFLSFRPEKVDSYEIGLKTRLFDRKLALNLAAFRMDYTDVQIPGSLACTVGGLPSFCGIVTNAGKARMQGVEAEAKLKLGALSLNGSLGYIDAKYLQYITNIPNTNLPGSPSTPTDVAANRKVQNTPAWTGNASATYAIPVPSGSLDLSGGVSWKSTTYQFEIPNPYLDQPAYALFDASLVYRAPGGRWTLGVYGKNLADKRYKTSGYTYVAANPTTGALTYTAGGALIPTLGKEGVLTTYWGNPQQVFATATVNF; this is encoded by the coding sequence ATGGCCCTGAACGCCCGCAACAGCATCCGTCCGTCCGCCGTCCTTTTGATGGCCAGCGTGGCCATCGGCGCGCTGCCCGCGCCCGCCACGGCGCAGGAGGGCGCCAATAACGGCGACATCATCGTCACCGCCCGTCGCCGCAACGAATCGCTCAACAATGTGCCGATCACCATGACCGCGCTGACCGGCGACCAATTGGCGGCGAAGGGTTTTGCCGACATCACCTCGCTGGCCGATGAAGTGCCCAACGTGACGCTGGAGCCTTCGCGCGGGACCAATTCGACGCTTTCGGCCTTCATCCGCGGCGTGGGTCAGCAGGATCCGGTATCGGGTTTTGAACAGGGCGTGGGCATCTATCTCGATGACGTCTATCTCAACCGCCCGCAGGCCGCCGTGCTGGACATTTACGATGTCGAGCGCGTCGAGGTGCTGCGCGGGCCGCAGGGCACGCTTTATGGCCGCAACACGATCGGTGGCGCGATCAAATATGTGACGAAAAAGATCGACGACAAGTTCCATCTGGGCCTGCGCGGCACCTATGGCAGCTATGATCAGGCCGATGGCGTGGCCACGATCAGCAGCCCGATCACCAAGGACGGTCTGATCCGCGCCAGCGGCACGCTGGCCCGCCTGACGCGCGGCGGGTTTGGGCGCAATCTGACCACCGGCCTGTCGAATTATAACAAGGACATCTGGGCCGGGCGCGGCACGATCGAGGTGCATGGCGACAAGATCTTCGCCCGCCTGACCGGCGATTATACGCATGATATGTCGAACCCGCGCGGCGGCCATCGCGAAATTCCGGGCCAGTTCAGCGGCGCCCCGGTGCTGGCCAATGTTTTCGACACGCAGGCGGGCCTCAACAGCCCCAAGCAGGATGTGAAGGCATGGGGCTGGTCGCTCTTCCTTGAGGCCAAGCCGACCGAAGCGCTGACGCTGCGCTCGATCACCGCCTTCCGCAAGGACGATTCGGCCTCGCCCATCGACTTTGACGCCACCGCCTCGCAGGACGTGGACGTGCCCGCCTATTACCGCAACAAGCAGTGGAGCCAGGAGCTTCAGGTGCTTTACAGCAAGGGGCGGTTCAACGGCATGGCGGGTTTCTACTACCTCTATGCCACGGCGCTGACCCAGTTTGACGTGCGCCTGTTTACCACCGTCTCGGGCTTGGCCGCCTATACCGATGCCAATATCCGCACCGACACGATGGCCGGTTTCGTCAACATGTCCTATGACATCACCGACCAGATCAGCATCGAGGCGGGCGGGCGCTATACCTGGGACAAGCGCTATGCCCAGATCCTGCGCCAGAACTATCTAGGCGGCGGCTCGCCCACGTTCGGCGGGGCGGGAACGCCCTTTGGCGCGCCCAGCACCAATTTCCTGGGCAGCGCCAGCTATACCAAATTCACGCCGCGCGTCTCGCTCAACTGGCGGCCGGATCCGAACAACACGATTTACGCCAGCTTCAGCCAGGGCTTCAAGGGCGGCGGGTTTGACCCGCGCGGCGTGGGCGTCAATGCGCCAGCCGGGGTCAGTCAGGGGCAGTTCCTCAGCTTCCGCCCGGAAAAGGTGGACAGCTATGAAATCGGTCTGAAAACCCGCCTGTTCGATCGCAAGCTGGCGCTCAATCTGGCCGCGTTCCGCATGGATTATACCGATGTGCAGATCCCCGGCTCGCTGGCCTGTACGGTCGGCGGTCTGCCCAGCTTCTGCGGCATCGTGACCAATGCGGGCAAGGCGCGGATGCAGGGCGTCGAGGCCGAGGCGAAGCTGAAGCTGGGCGCGCTGTCGCTCAATGGCTCGCTGGGCTATATCGACGCCAAGTATCTGCAATATATTACCAACATACCTAACACAAACCTTCCCGGTTCCCCCTCGACCCCAACCGATGTCGCCGCCAACCGCAAGGTGCAGAACACACCAGCATGGACCGGCAACGCCTCGGCCACCTATGCAATCCCCGTGCCGTCGGGTTCGCTCGACCTGTCGGGCGGCGTCTCGTGGAAGAGCACGACCTATCAGTTCGAAATTCCCAACCCCTATCTCGACCAGCCCGCCTATGCGCTGTTTGACGCCAGCCTCGTCTATCGCGCGCCCGGCGGCCGCTGGACGCTGGGCGTTTATGGCAAGAACCTCGCCGACAAGCGCTACAAGACCTCGGGCTATACCTATGTCGCGGCCAATCCTACCACCGGGGCGCTGACCTATACGGCGGGTGGGGCGCTCATCCCCACGCTGGGCAAGGAAGGCGTGCTGACCACCTATTGGGGCAATCCGCAGCAGGTGTTTGCGACGGCTACGGTGAATTTTTAA
- the metC gene encoding cystathionine beta-lyase, with protein MAKNIDTSALHTDTQLTLAGRRPEWTGIENHPSAVVTPAVWRASTHLYPDMAALRAGHAYNEDGRFYYGRRGAPTQWALAEALTQIEPGAAGTVLYPSGLAAIFGVLLAVLKPGDVLLMTDNAYEPSRTIANGILKTIGVETRWFNPTDIASFEAAICERTAAVLLESPGSLTIDVQDVPAIAAICRDRSIISIIDNTWASPLGFAPLPHGVDITLMALTKHAGGHSDVMMGSASAGPEWYDRLRRHAQQMGTVVSPDDAALVLRGLRTLSLRLERETASALSIAGWLAERPEVAQVLCPMLPGAPGHELWRRDFTGGCGLFSFVLRGGSSAARDALIDALALFGIGYSWGGFESLATPLDPARVRTASAWPLAGMAAGDVFGVRLSIGLEDPRDLIADLERALGVWAEVG; from the coding sequence ATGGCCAAAAACATCGACACATCTGCCCTGCACACCGACACGCAATTGACGCTGGCAGGCCGCCGCCCGGAATGGACCGGCATCGAAAACCACCCCTCCGCCGTGGTGACGCCCGCCGTGTGGCGCGCTTCTACACATCTTTATCCCGATATGGCGGCGCTGCGCGCGGGCCATGCGTATAATGAGGACGGGCGGTTTTACTACGGCCGCCGCGGCGCCCCCACGCAATGGGCGCTGGCCGAAGCCTTGACCCAGATCGAGCCGGGCGCGGCGGGCACCGTCCTTTATCCCAGCGGTCTGGCGGCGATTTTCGGCGTGCTGCTCGCGGTGCTGAAACCGGGCGACGTGCTGTTGATGACGGACAATGCCTATGAGCCGAGCCGGACGATCGCCAATGGCATTTTGAAGACCATCGGCGTGGAAACGCGCTGGTTCAACCCCACCGACATCGCCAGTTTCGAGGCCGCGATCTGTGAGCGTACCGCCGCCGTCCTGCTCGAATCGCCCGGCAGCCTGACCATCGACGTACAGGACGTGCCCGCCATCGCCGCCATCTGCCGCGACCGGAGCATCATCAGCATCATCGACAACACATGGGCCAGCCCGCTCGGCTTTGCCCCCCTGCCCCATGGCGTCGACATCACGCTGATGGCGCTGACCAAGCATGCGGGCGGGCACAGCGACGTGATGATGGGCAGCGCCAGCGCCGGACCCGAATGGTACGACCGCCTGCGACGCCATGCCCAACAGATGGGCACCGTGGTCAGCCCTGATGACGCCGCGCTGGTGCTGCGCGGCCTGCGCACGCTCTCGCTGCGTCTTGAACGCGAGACGGCCAGCGCGCTGAGCATTGCCGGATGGCTGGCCGAGCGGCCCGAGGTGGCGCAGGTGCTTTGCCCGATGCTGCCGGGCGCGCCGGGGCACGAATTGTGGCGCCGCGATTTCACCGGCGGCTGCGGATTGTTCAGCTTTGTCCTGCGCGGGGGCAGCAGCGCCGCGCGCGATGCGCTGATCGACGCTTTGGCGCTGTTCGGCATCGGCTATTCATGGGGCGGGTTCGAAAGCCTCGCCACCCCGCTCGACCCGGCCCGCGTCCGCACGGCCAGCGCTTGGCCCTTGGCCGGGATGGCGGCAGGCGATGTGTTCGGGGTGCGCCTGTCCATCGGGCTGGAGGATCCGCGCGATCTGATTGCGGATCTGGAGCGGGCTTTGGGGGTTTGGGCGGAGGTGGGGTAA
- a CDS encoding TetR/AcrR family transcriptional regulator: MSDTKNAPAPASIPGPGANKVPKTERGRRTLRALLNAAAEEFGEKGFHDAAISQITARAGVATGSFYVYFDSKEAIFQALVRDLSGQVKDFVAPRIAAAPDQIAAEQAGQLAYLEFVRQHKEIYRIIDESEFVDPAAYREHYTKSATRIAARLQSAMERGEISDGDCEVRAWALMGVNVFLGLRYGVWGDEAPEDVVREAGRFITEGLARREEKP, from the coding sequence ATGTCTGATACGAAAAATGCCCCGGCGCCTGCCTCCATCCCCGGCCCCGGCGCGAACAAAGTGCCCAAGACTGAGCGCGGGCGGCGAACGCTCCGTGCGCTGCTCAACGCGGCGGCCGAGGAGTTTGGCGAAAAAGGCTTTCACGATGCCGCCATCAGCCAGATCACCGCGCGCGCAGGCGTGGCCACGGGCAGCTTTTACGTCTATTTTGACAGCAAGGAAGCGATATTTCAGGCTCTGGTCCGCGATCTTTCGGGTCAGGTGAAGGATTTCGTCGCCCCCCGCATCGCCGCCGCCCCGGACCAGATCGCCGCCGAACAGGCCGGTCAGCTCGCCTATCTGGAATTCGTGCGCCAGCATAAAGAGATCTATCGCATTATCGATGAATCCGAATTCGTCGACCCGGCCGCCTATCGCGAACATTACACCAAATCGGCCACCCGCATCGCCGCCCGCCTGCAATCGGCGATGGAGCGCGGCGAGATCAGCGATGGCGATTGCGAGGTGCGGGCATGGGCGCTGATGGGGGTCAACGTGTTCCTCGGCCTGCGCTACGGCGTGTGGGGCGATGAGGCGCCCGAGGATGTCGTGCGCGAGGCGGGGCGCTTTATCACCGAAGGATTGGCCCGGCGGGAGGAAAAGCCATGA
- a CDS encoding spinster family MFS transporter, whose product MSEPALRRNPATQKPLFVLAMLLVVYTFNFIDRQILGILAGPIKADLHLTDTQLGALGGFAFALLYSTMGLPLAWLADRRGRTRVIAASLAVWSAFTALCGLVSGFWAMFACRLGVGVGEAGGVAPSYALISDTFPAHQRARALAVYSLGIPLGSAAGVLLGGYVAAAVNWRAAFLGVGLAGLVFTPLFGLLVRDPPKAESVKAPGLIDVLRILAVKRSFWLLGFGAGSCSMMGYGLAFWLPSLMRRSFGLDLVQTSQFFGLLLLIGGTVGVMAGGVFADMLGGRSRAAYGWLPAVSFLLGVPLFAAGLYSGSAQIAFWLFLVPQALVYLWLGPVLTAVQHLVPAPMRATASASFLLINNLIGVGLGSLTIGKLSDMLTPAYGDDALRHAILLGLGFYLLAAVLMMAGGRFLAREWVE is encoded by the coding sequence ATGTCCGAACCCGCATTGCGGAGAAACCCGGCCACGCAAAAGCCGCTATTTGTGCTGGCCATGCTGCTGGTGGTCTATACGTTCAATTTCATTGACCGCCAGATCCTTGGCATTCTGGCCGGGCCGATCAAGGCTGATCTGCATCTGACCGATACGCAGCTTGGCGCGCTGGGTGGTTTTGCCTTTGCGCTGCTCTATTCCACGATGGGCCTGCCGCTGGCATGGCTGGCCGATCGGCGGGGGCGGACGCGGGTCATCGCGGCCTCGCTGGCGGTGTGGAGCGCGTTTACCGCGCTGTGCGGCCTGGTTTCGGGCTTTTGGGCGATGTTTGCCTGCCGCCTTGGCGTCGGCGTGGGCGAGGCGGGGGGCGTGGCGCCGTCCTATGCGTTGATTTCCGACACCTTTCCGGCCCATCAGCGCGCGCGGGCGCTGGCGGTCTATTCGCTGGGCATTCCGCTGGGCTCGGCGGCGGGGGTGTTGCTGGGCGGCTATGTGGCGGCGGCGGTCAACTGGCGTGCGGCTTTTCTGGGCGTCGGGCTGGCGGGGCTGGTGTTCACGCCCTTGTTCGGCCTTTTGGTGCGCGATCCGCCCAAGGCCGAGAGCGTCAAAGCCCCCGGCCTGATCGATGTCCTGCGTATCCTTGCCGTCAAGCGCAGCTTCTGGCTGCTGGGCTTTGGCGCGGGGTCATGCTCGATGATGGGCTATGGGCTGGCTTTCTGGCTGCCCTCGCTGATGCGGCGATCATTCGGGCTGGATCTGGTGCAGACCTCGCAGTTCTTCGGCCTGCTGCTGCTGATCGGGGGTACGGTTGGGGTGATGGCGGGCGGCGTCTTTGCCGACATGCTGGGCGGGCGCAGCCGTGCGGCCTATGGCTGGCTGCCTGCGGTGTCCTTCCTGCTGGGCGTGCCGCTGTTTGCCGCAGGGCTCTATTCCGGCTCGGCCCAAATTGCCTTCTGGCTGTTCCTCGTGCCTCAGGCGCTGGTCTATCTCTGGCTCGGCCCGGTGCTGACCGCGGTTCAGCACCTCGTGCCCGCCCCGATGCGCGCCACCGCCTCGGCCAGTTTTCTCCTGATCAACAATTTGATCGGCGTTGGCTTGGGGTCGCTCACTATCGGCAAGCTCTCGGATATGCTGACGCCCGCCTATGGCGATGACGCCTTGCGCCATGCGATCCTGCTGGGGCTGGGGTTCTATCTGCTGGCCGCCGTTCTGATGATGGCGGGGGGGCGGTTTTTGGCGCGGGAGTGGGTGGAGTAA
- a CDS encoding AI-2E family transporter — protein sequence MRDDDLIAFTRKALALLFIVALTALVVELSYLLMLVFASVVVAVVLRSLAGHFLRLGLGNGAAVGLAVLSLLAIFAGLGWMFGGLVSGQFVELGRQLPQAVDAAQAYLDHWHIDYNLSEMAKVAREQLSSIFQRASGFVLSVGGVVADVAVVFVGAIFFAADPAFYRSGVLRLLPRSVEGLMADAIDDCGRGLQLWLKGQMISSLFIAALTLVGLLLLGVPSAYALAILAGAFDFIPYLGPVLAAIPGVLVGFSASPSTGLWTIGLFVLVQQIQGHLVQPMVQKSSVDLPPVVLLFTVIATGTLFGPPGVLLAAPMTIVGYILVQHLYIGAMLGRKPKRPAGPRENT from the coding sequence ATGCGCGACGATGATCTGATTGCTTTTACCCGCAAGGCGCTGGCCTTGCTCTTCATCGTGGCGCTGACGGCGCTGGTGGTGGAACTGTCCTATCTGCTGATGCTGGTGTTTGCCTCGGTGGTGGTGGCGGTCGTGCTGCGCTCGCTGGCGGGGCATTTCCTGCGGCTGGGGCTGGGCAATGGGGCGGCGGTGGGGTTGGCCGTGCTCTCCTTGTTGGCGATCTTTGCCGGGCTGGGCTGGATGTTCGGCGGGCTGGTCTCGGGCCAGTTTGTCGAATTGGGCCGCCAATTGCCCCAGGCGGTCGATGCCGCACAGGCCTATCTCGACCATTGGCATATCGACTATAACCTGTCCGAAATGGCCAAGGTGGCGCGCGAGCAACTTTCCTCGATCTTTCAGCGGGCCAGCGGTTTCGTGCTCTCGGTGGGCGGGGTGGTGGCCGATGTGGCGGTGGTGTTTGTCGGGGCCATCTTCTTTGCCGCCGATCCGGCCTTCTATCGCAGCGGGGTGTTGCGCCTGCTGCCGCGGTCGGTCGAGGGGCTGATGGCCGACGCGATCGATGATTGCGGACGCGGGCTGCAATTGTGGCTCAAGGGCCAGATGATCTCCAGCCTGTTCATTGCCGCGCTGACGCTGGTGGGGTTGCTGCTGCTTGGTGTGCCCTCGGCCTATGCCTTGGCGATTTTGGCTGGGGCGTTTGATTTCATTCCCTATCTGGGGCCGGTGCTGGCCGCGATCCCCGGAGTTCTGGTCGGCTTTTCGGCCAGCCCGTCCACGGGCCTGTGGACCATCGGCCTGTTTGTGCTGGTCCAGCAGATTCAGGGCCATCTGGTGCAACCGATGGTGCAGAAAAGCTCGGTCGATCTGCCGCCTGTCGTGCTGTTGTTCACCGTGATCGCCACGGGCACCTTGTTTGGCCCGCCGGGGGTTTTGCTGGCCGCGCCGATGACGATTGTCGGCTATATTCTGGTTCAGCACCTTTACATCGGCGCCATGCTGGGCCGCAAACCCAAGCGGCCCGCAGGCCCGCGCGAGAACACCTGA